Proteins from one Gossypium raimondii isolate GPD5lz chromosome 8, ASM2569854v1, whole genome shotgun sequence genomic window:
- the LOC128042989 gene encoding uncharacterized protein LOC128042989, whose protein sequence is MTHEERMLQIDELDEWQTHVKEKLRIHDAELKRHHVEHVDGTNQFKVGDKVLLDKTDLDIATSELNANGATPFTVLNVFPYGTVEVTHSELDTFKVNSTRLKPYVDNRIDNKKEEF, encoded by the coding sequence ATGACTCATGAAGAACGAATGTTACAGATCGATGAACTAGACGAATGGCAGACACATGTCAAGGAGAAATTGAGAATACACGATGCAGAGCTAAAGCGACACCATGTTGAGCATGTGGATGGAACGAACCAATTCAAGGTTGGAGACAAGGTACTACTAGATAAAACAGATCTAGATATTGCCACTTCAGAGCTTAATGCAAATGGAGCAACTCCTTTTACGGTACTGAATGTCTTCCCATACGGTACAGTCGAGGTAACTCATTCTGAACTTGacacatttaaggtaaatagTACTCGACTTAAGCCTTATGTTGATAATAGAATTGATAACAAGAAAGAGGAGTTTTGA